A genomic segment from Candidatus Zixiibacteriota bacterium encodes:
- a CDS encoding oxidoreductase: MKQNGKAKLAVFKFASCDGCQLSILDCEDELLAVAGAVEIANFPEASRAVVKGPYQVSLVEGSITTPHDAERIHKIRRASKFLVTIGACATAGGIQALRNYKDVKQFTSAVYANPSYISTLQNSTPISDHVPVDYELRGCPVNKYQLVEVLNAYLNRRKPNISPHSVCMECKMRGTTCVMVAQGIPCLGPITHAGCGAICPSYNRGCYSCFGPKETCNTKALAKRFKVMGLQGHELVRLFRSFNAEADEFKKESVFHERED; this comes from the coding sequence ATGAAGCAAAACGGAAAAGCAAAACTGGCGGTCTTCAAATTCGCCTCCTGCGACGGATGCCAGCTCAGCATACTGGACTGCGAAGACGAACTCCTGGCTGTCGCCGGAGCCGTCGAAATCGCCAACTTCCCCGAAGCATCGCGCGCCGTCGTCAAAGGACCATACCAGGTCTCCCTTGTTGAAGGTTCCATAACGACCCCGCATGATGCCGAGCGAATTCACAAAATCCGCCGCGCCTCAAAATTCCTGGTAACGATCGGCGCCTGCGCCACCGCCGGCGGCATACAGGCCCTGCGAAACTATAAAGACGTAAAACAGTTCACTTCTGCCGTCTATGCCAACCCGAGCTATATCAGCACGCTGCAAAATTCAACGCCGATCTCCGACCACGTCCCTGTCGACTACGAACTGCGCGGGTGCCCGGTCAACAAGTATCAACTGGTAGAAGTTCTCAACGCCTACCTCAATCGGCGCAAACCGAACATCTCACCACACAGCGTCTGCATGGAGTGCAAAATGCGCGGCACCACCTGCGTCATGGTCGCCCAGGGCATACCCTGCCTCGGACCCATCACCCACGCCGGCTGCGGCGCCATATGCCCGTCCTACAACCGCGGTTGTTACAGCTGCTTCGGACCAAAGGAAACCTGCAACACCAAAGCCCTCGCCAAAAGATTCAAGGTGATGGGCCTTCAAGGACACGAACTCGTGCGACTGTTCCGCAGTTTCAATGCCGAGGCTGACGAATTCAAAAAGGAAAGTGTTTTCCATGAAAGAGAAGACTAA
- a CDS encoding Ni/Fe hydrogenase subunit alpha, translating to MKEKTKSIKVDYLARVEGEGGLHVKIKDGEVTDVKFNIFEPPRFFEAFLRGRMYTEAPDITARICGICPIAYQMSSVHAMENALGAKVDGQLRALRRLIYCGEWIESHALHVYMLHAPDFLGYEDAILMAKDHPEVVKQGLELKKIGNELVTLVGGREIHPINVKVGGFYKTPDKKDLKKFAKKLTWAQGAAHDMINFVSKLKFPDFAPKYEYVSLRHPDEYPFCEGRIVSNKGIDIAIEEYEQYFEEQHVRHSTSLHSSIKKRGAYSTGPMARYNLNFDKLYPVAQEAALKAGLKEKCDNPFKSIIVRSVETLQAIEDALKIIENYEQPEKPSVELTPKASRGCGCSEAPRGSLYHRYSLDDQGLILDAKIVPPTSQNQKIIESDLWKFVPKFMKLSHDELTWKCEQVIRNYDPCISCSCHFLKLTVERE from the coding sequence ATGAAAGAGAAGACTAAATCCATAAAAGTAGATTATCTTGCCCGCGTCGAGGGCGAGGGCGGTCTGCACGTTAAGATAAAAGACGGCGAAGTCACCGACGTCAAATTCAACATCTTCGAACCACCCCGATTCTTCGAAGCCTTCCTGCGGGGTAGAATGTACACCGAAGCTCCCGACATCACCGCCCGCATATGCGGTATCTGCCCCATCGCCTATCAGATGAGCTCGGTTCACGCCATGGAAAACGCCCTGGGCGCCAAAGTCGATGGGCAACTGAGAGCCCTGCGCCGCCTCATCTACTGCGGCGAATGGATCGAAAGCCACGCCCTCCACGTCTATATGCTCCACGCTCCCGATTTCCTGGGATATGAAGACGCTATCCTTATGGCCAAGGATCACCCCGAAGTCGTCAAACAGGGCCTTGAGCTGAAAAAAATCGGCAACGAACTCGTAACTCTTGTCGGCGGCCGCGAAATTCACCCTATCAACGTCAAAGTCGGAGGCTTCTATAAAACTCCGGACAAAAAGGATCTCAAAAAGTTCGCAAAAAAACTCACGTGGGCACAGGGGGCTGCCCATGATATGATCAACTTCGTGTCAAAACTGAAATTCCCCGACTTCGCCCCGAAATACGAATACGTCTCCCTGCGGCACCCCGATGAATACCCCTTCTGCGAAGGCCGCATCGTGTCCAACAAGGGGATAGATATCGCTATCGAAGAATACGAGCAGTATTTCGAAGAACAACACGTGCGCCATTCAACCTCACTGCATTCCTCTATCAAGAAACGCGGCGCCTATTCCACCGGACCTATGGCTCGCTACAACCTGAACTTCGACAAACTCTATCCCGTCGCCCAGGAAGCCGCCCTGAAGGCGGGACTCAAAGAAAAGTGCGACAACCCGTTCAAGAGCATTATCGTTCGCAGCGTCGAAACCTTGCAGGCAATCGAAGATGCCCTGAAAATAATCGAAAACTACGAACAACCCGAGAAACCATCGGTCGAACTGACCCCCAAAGCCTCGCGCGGATGCGGATGCAGCGAGGCCCCCAGAGGAAGTCTCTATCACCGCTACAGCCTCGATGACCAGGGTCTCATTCTCGACGCCAAAATCGTGCCGCCAACGTCACAGAACCAGAAAATTATCGAAAGCGACCTCTGGAAATTCGTCCCCAAATTCATGAAACTCTCCCACGACGAGTTGACCTGGAAGTGCGAACAGGTCATTCGCAACTACGACCCGTGCATCTCCTGCTCCTGCCACTTTCTCAAACTTACGGTGGAACGAGAATAG
- a CDS encoding hydrogenase maturation protease → MINKSGTLVIGIGNEYRGDDAVGLYVARKLSGFRLQSCAIKESPGEGTYLMHSWEGFEHVIIIDAVKSASKPGTIHRIDIPRQEIPSDWFPASSHLISLPEAIKLSQALGTLPASLVVYGIEGNLFDTGVKLTPPVKEAADSLIAALLNDISSRKENGRPTPC, encoded by the coding sequence ATGATCAACAAATCCGGCACACTCGTGATTGGAATCGGGAATGAGTATCGCGGCGATGACGCTGTCGGCCTCTATGTCGCCCGAAAACTATCCGGCTTCAGACTCCAGTCATGTGCCATCAAGGAATCACCCGGCGAGGGAACTTATCTTATGCACAGCTGGGAAGGCTTTGAACACGTGATTATAATCGACGCCGTCAAGTCCGCCTCGAAACCGGGGACAATCCACCGTATCGACATCCCCCGGCAGGAGATCCCCTCCGACTGGTTTCCGGCGTCGTCACATCTGATCAGCCTCCCCGAGGCGATCAAACTGAGCCAGGCCCTCGGAACTCTCCCCGCTTCGCTGGTCGTCTATGGCATAGAGGGCAACCTGTTTGACACCGGCGTGAAACTGACGCCTCCCGTCAAAGAAGCGGCCGATTCCCTGATCGCCGCATTACTGAACGACATAAGCAGCCGCAAGGAAAACGGCCGTCCAACTCCCTGCTGA
- the phoU gene encoding phosphate signaling complex protein PhoU, translated as MTRHFQREIDRLKRNMLSLSALVEESVHMAVRSILERDEQLANQVVERDSEIDQVEVEVEEDCLKIMALHQPVAIDLRFLIAVLKINNDLERIGDLAVNIAERCISLAKLPMKEIVFDVQAMADIAKSMLRRSLDALVNLDVRLAKDVGADDNKIDAMHRDTYTVIKKAILDDPSQVDQLIHMLAVSRHLERIADHATNIAEDVIYMINGEIVRHRVPEP; from the coding sequence ATGACGAGGCATTTTCAACGCGAAATAGACCGGCTGAAAAGGAACATGCTTTCCTTGAGTGCGCTGGTTGAAGAGAGTGTTCATATGGCGGTGAGGTCGATTTTGGAGCGGGATGAACAGTTGGCTAATCAGGTGGTTGAGCGTGACTCGGAGATCGACCAAGTCGAGGTGGAGGTTGAGGAAGATTGTCTTAAGATCATGGCGCTTCATCAACCGGTGGCGATCGACCTGAGGTTCTTGATAGCGGTGTTAAAGATTAACAATGACCTTGAACGGATTGGCGACTTGGCGGTGAACATTGCCGAGAGATGTATTTCGCTGGCGAAGCTTCCCATGAAAGAGATCGTGTTCGATGTTCAGGCGATGGCGGATATCGCCAAGTCGATGCTTCGCAGGAGCCTTGACGCCCTTGTGAATCTCGACGTCAGGCTGGCCAAGGATGTGGGCGCGGATGACAATAAGATCGATGCCATGCACCGGGATACGTACACGGTAATAAAGAAGGCGATTCTGGATGATCCATCACAGGTGGATCAGTTAATTCACATGCTCGCGGTATCGCGTCATCTGGAGCGTATCGCCGACCACGCGACAAATATCGCCGAGGACGTGATATATATGATAAACGGGGAGATTGTCAGGCATCGGGTACCGGAGCCATAA
- the pstB gene encoding phosphate ABC transporter ATP-binding protein PstB: MVIDNVDFFYGTQQALKDISLKIEKNRVTALIGPSGCGKSTFLRTLNRMNETIPNTRMNGRVLLDGVDVYRDFRDASVLRTRVGMVFQKSNPFPKSIFDNVAYGLRVNGISDKQVIAEAVEETLRKAYLWEEVKDKMGKSAYMLSGGQQQRLCIARALAVRPEVLLMDEPASALDPISTTKIEDLIAELKKNYTIVIVTHNMQQAARVSDTTGFFYEGVLIESGPTKKIFTKPDKKRTEDYITGRFG, encoded by the coding sequence ATGGTTATCGATAACGTGGATTTCTTTTATGGGACGCAGCAGGCGCTGAAGGATATCTCGCTTAAGATAGAGAAGAACCGGGTGACGGCGCTGATTGGTCCCTCGGGTTGCGGCAAGTCGACATTTCTTCGGACTCTCAACAGGATGAACGAAACGATTCCAAACACCCGCATGAATGGTAGAGTGCTATTGGACGGGGTGGATGTTTACAGGGATTTCAGAGACGCGTCGGTTCTGCGGACGCGGGTGGGCATGGTGTTTCAGAAGAGCAATCCGTTTCCGAAGTCCATTTTCGACAATGTTGCTTACGGTTTGCGGGTAAACGGCATTAGCGACAAGCAGGTGATTGCGGAGGCGGTTGAAGAGACGCTCAGGAAAGCGTATCTCTGGGAAGAGGTCAAAGACAAGATGGGCAAGAGCGCTTATATGTTGTCCGGCGGGCAGCAGCAACGTTTGTGTATCGCTCGGGCGCTGGCGGTCCGTCCGGAAGTGCTGCTTATGGACGAGCCGGCTTCGGCGCTGGACCCGATATCGACGACCAAGATAGAAGACTTGATCGCGGAATTGAAAAAGAACTATACTATCGTGATTGTCACACACAATATGCAACAGGCGGCTCGTGTCTCGGATACGACGGGATTCTTCTACGAAGGAGTTCTCATAGAATCCGGGCCAACAAAGAAGATATTTACCAAGCCGGACAAGAAGAGGACCGAGGATTATATTACGGGAAGGTTCGGATAA
- the pstA gene encoding phosphate ABC transporter permease PstA, producing MKHEAAVAATEAIHHDFKPKSRGLIPKGLTLAAVVIIAAMLAVILGNIIYGGVGTISWEFLTHPPENGMEAGGIFPAIFGTVALVILMTIAVVPVGVMTAIYLGEYTTGTSPLTRIIRLAINNLAGVPSIVFGLFGLGFFIGFVGNGMDKLLTDGTSPVWGQPAIIWASLTMALLTLPVVIISTEEALRTIPRELKEASYALGATKLQTIVRIIIPQAMPGILTGAILAVSRGAGEVAPIMFTGAAYYLPYLPSKLYDQFMELGYHIYVMATQSPDVEATKPILYGTVLVLLVLTFMLNFTAIFIRSRLRRRRVSA from the coding sequence ATGAAGCACGAAGCTGCTGTTGCGGCGACAGAGGCGATTCATCATGATTTCAAGCCCAAGTCGCGCGGGCTGATTCCCAAGGGATTAACGCTGGCGGCGGTAGTAATCATTGCGGCGATGCTTGCCGTTATACTCGGGAATATAATTTATGGAGGGGTGGGGACGATTAGCTGGGAGTTTCTGACGCATCCGCCGGAAAACGGTATGGAGGCGGGCGGTATTTTCCCGGCGATTTTCGGCACCGTGGCGCTGGTGATACTTATGACGATTGCGGTGGTCCCGGTAGGGGTCATGACGGCCATTTATCTTGGCGAATATACGACGGGTACCTCGCCTTTGACCAGGATAATCAGACTGGCAATAAATAACCTTGCGGGTGTACCGTCGATTGTGTTCGGGCTGTTTGGCCTGGGTTTTTTCATTGGCTTTGTCGGCAACGGGATGGATAAACTTCTTACCGATGGAACCTCGCCGGTGTGGGGCCAACCGGCCATCATCTGGGCGTCGTTGACGATGGCTTTGTTGACGCTGCCGGTGGTGATAATTTCGACCGAGGAGGCTTTGAGGACGATTCCGCGGGAATTGAAGGAAGCGAGTTATGCTCTTGGCGCCACGAAGCTCCAGACGATCGTGCGCATCATAATTCCGCAAGCGATGCCGGGGATACTGACCGGGGCTATACTGGCGGTCAGCAGGGGGGCCGGTGAGGTGGCCCCGATCATGTTTACCGGCGCGGCGTATTATCTACCGTATTTGCCAAGTAAGTTGTATGATCAGTTCATGGAGTTGGGTTATCACATTTATGTAATGGCGACGCAATCGCCCGACGTGGAGGCGACCAAGCCCATACTATACGGAACGGTGTTGGTATTGCTGGTTTTGACCTTCATGTTGAATTTCACGGCCATTTTTATACGCTCGCGATTGAGAAGGAGGCGAGTAAGTGCCTGA
- the pstC gene encoding phosphate ABC transporter permease subunit PstC, protein MERYEFKPKSRLREFLGEKLISINAYAALIGIFLIFLFIFKEAIPIFTDPEVQQEASVEKMVFKQEYYEGREPKWSWQPNSEVPKYSLYPLVLGTLKAALIAMLFAVPLGVGAAIYSSQFASRRTREIIKPLIELLAGIPSVVLGFFALIVLATFLQKTFGFVFRLNAINAGIALGLTVIPLVFTIAEDAMTSVPQSLRDAAMALGANPWQVSFTMVLPAAFPGIAAGIVLGFGRAVGETMIVLMASGNAAIVSASFTDSIRTFSATIAAELAEVVFGSTHYNVLFFIGTLLFVFTFLINLGGELVLIKLKEKLQGSMS, encoded by the coding sequence ATGGAACGCTACGAATTTAAGCCAAAGTCCAGGTTGAGGGAATTTCTCGGTGAGAAATTGATTTCGATTAATGCCTATGCCGCGTTGATCGGAATATTCTTGATCTTTTTGTTCATATTCAAAGAGGCCATACCGATTTTCACTGATCCCGAAGTTCAACAGGAAGCCAGTGTTGAGAAGATGGTTTTCAAGCAGGAGTACTATGAGGGGCGGGAGCCGAAATGGTCGTGGCAACCGAACTCTGAGGTGCCGAAGTACTCGTTATATCCCCTGGTCCTTGGTACGTTGAAGGCGGCGTTGATAGCGATGTTGTTTGCGGTTCCGCTGGGTGTGGGAGCGGCGATTTACAGTTCGCAGTTCGCTTCGAGGCGAACGCGGGAAATTATCAAGCCGTTAATCGAGTTGCTGGCGGGGATTCCGTCGGTGGTGCTTGGCTTTTTCGCGTTGATAGTGCTGGCGACCTTTCTGCAGAAGACCTTTGGATTTGTCTTTCGGTTGAACGCCATTAATGCCGGTATTGCTCTGGGACTAACGGTGATCCCGCTAGTTTTCACCATTGCGGAGGACGCGATGACATCGGTGCCGCAGTCGCTTCGCGACGCCGCGATGGCGCTCGGGGCGAATCCGTGGCAGGTGTCTTTTACGATGGTTTTGCCGGCGGCGTTCCCCGGCATAGCGGCGGGTATTGTGCTGGGGTTCGGCCGGGCGGTGGGTGAGACGATGATTGTGTTGATGGCATCGGGCAACGCGGCGATTGTATCGGCGAGTTTTACGGATTCGATTCGCACGTTTTCGGCAACGATAGCGGCGGAACTCGCGGAAGTTGTTTTTGGCAGCACACACTATAATGTCCTGTTTTTCATCGGCACGCTTCTTTTCGTTTTCACTTTTCTGATTAACCTCGGTGGTGAGTTAGTTCTGATAAAACTGAAAGAAAAGCTTCAGGGATCGATGTCATGA
- a CDS encoding phosphate ABC transporter substrate-binding protein: protein MKKLLITLMIVVVGAGLVFSGGTVTIKGSDTLVRLGQRWAEEYMKENPGTTIQVSGGGSGTGIAALLNGTTDICEASRDMKQKEYDLAREKGLEPYRVSVALDGIAVFLNESNPVKNLTFAQLKGIYTGAITNWKEVGGGDARIIVYGRENNSGTYAFFKEHVLNEEDYSDYTQTLPGTAAVVNAVSKDVNGIGYGGIAWATGVKFAAVAKDDNSPFIEPSVEAVSNGTYPISRDLYWFFAGKPTGELKKLLNWALSEKGQKISESIDYVPLPMEAAKKYMVD from the coding sequence ATGAAGAAACTGTTGATCACACTGATGATCGTTGTGGTTGGCGCCGGATTGGTGTTTTCCGGCGGTACGGTCACGATAAAGGGTTCCGACACGCTGGTTCGTCTGGGGCAGCGCTGGGCGGAAGAATACATGAAAGAGAATCCGGGTACGACGATTCAGGTGTCCGGTGGCGGGTCGGGTACCGGTATTGCCGCATTGCTTAACGGTACGACCGATATATGCGAAGCCTCGCGCGACATGAAGCAGAAGGAATATGACCTTGCCAGGGAAAAGGGCCTCGAACCGTATCGTGTCTCGGTGGCGCTTGATGGTATCGCGGTGTTTTTGAATGAGAGCAATCCGGTCAAGAATCTCACCTTCGCTCAGTTAAAGGGCATCTACACGGGCGCTATCACCAACTGGAAAGAGGTCGGCGGCGGTGATGCCAGGATCATTGTTTATGGTCGTGAGAACAATTCGGGCACCTATGCCTTCTTTAAGGAGCATGTGCTTAACGAAGAGGATTATTCCGACTACACGCAGACTCTTCCGGGTACGGCTGCGGTGGTGAACGCTGTTTCCAAGGATGTCAATGGTATTGGATATGGCGGTATCGCCTGGGCGACGGGTGTCAAGTTTGCGGCGGTGGCAAAAGATGACAACAGCCCGTTCATTGAGCCCTCGGTTGAGGCGGTCTCGAACGGGACCTACCCGATTTCAAGGGATCTCTATTGGTTTTTTGCCGGCAAGCCGACCGGAGAGTTGAAGAAGCTTTTGAACTGGGCTTTGTCGGAGAAGGGGCAGAAGATTTCCGAGTCTATAGATTACGTGCCGCTTCCGATGGAAGCCGCCAAGAAGTACATGGTGGACTAA